DNA from Roseimicrobium sp. ORNL1:
CAAAAAAGAAGCACCGGAGTACCCCCTTGTTCCGTTTCCGCTGAGAGCCGGCAACGAATGGCAGGACATGATTAACGGTTATGTGCGCAAAAACAGGATGTTGCGCATCCAGTCTCTGGAAACCTCCACCAAAGTCTATCCCCAGTGTGTGCATATCCAGTCCTCGGGACACTACGACAGAACTGCAATGAGCCGGACGACCGTCTACGCGCCTGATGTGGGCCTGGTGAAAATGCACTACACGAGTGGCGGAGAAAAACGTTCCATCGAGATGGTCCGCAAGGCTGGATGACGCGGAAGTCAGGGAAAGATAATCCATGACCCACGTCACCAAAGAGCCGGTATTGGATCATTTCGACTATTGATTTTTCCTTATCTCCCCCCATCATAGACGAGGCTATGTGCCAGGGAGGCCCGCAAGCATCCCTCCGTTTTTTCATGAAGAAGATACTTGTTCTCGCACTTCTGGGGCTCGTCGGCTGGAATGCCTTTGGCAGACCGGAGGGCGCGGAATACTTTTACCCTTCTGGTGGAGACAGTCACAAGTACACCTTTCGGTCGACCACTGGATTCTATATCCATGCTCAAAGGGGATCCTTGTCCTCCACGTTTGGACAACATGCCACCCTCACCCACGACGAAACGGTTACCATTGACGGCCACACCTACCGCAAGATGGTCCTGAGGCACAATTCTCCCGGGACAAAAAACAGGGTCACCTACTCGCGGCTGGGAAAGGACGGAATTTACTCGCGGAGGTCCTCCGAATTGACCTCGGAGGAGTACCTGGAACTGCCGCTCCCCCCTAAGATCGGGCAGAAATGGCGCTATCAAGTCGGGAAGGAACACACCGAGAGCGAAATCGCGGCGATTGAATCCGTAGAGGTGGCCGGAAAGACGTACCACAAGTGCTTGAGGGTAAACTCATGGGGAACTGTCGATGGCATGCCCGCCTACTCCGTCACGCACTATGCCCCCTGGGTCGGCATGGTGAAATTCGCCTCCACGGTGGGTGGTCAGGAATTTGAGCTGGCCCTCTCGCAGGAGTGAATGACGCCCATGGGGCGCTCTCACTCCCCCTTACAAGAAAGGATTCCCCACGCGCTCTTCGCCGATGGTGGTCTCCTCCATGTGACCGGGCAGCACGCGGGTCTCGTCCGGCAGGGAGAGCAGGGGTTTTTCAATACCGGCCAGCAGCAAGTCCTCACTGCCTCCCGGGAAATCGGTACGACCCACGCCACCTGCGAAGAGCACATCGCCGCCGAAGACCAATTTCTCTGCCTCGCTATAGAAGGTGACACTGTCCGCGGAATGGCCCGGGATGTGGGCCAGCTTCCACGGCAGCCCCCCCACCTCGATGGAGTCTCTCCCTTCCAGGACTTCGTCCACCGCGAACTCCGGCACCGAGACACTGGTGCCAGTCGCGAAGCCGAAGAGGACCTCCAGAGTCAGATCGCGGGAAAACGGAGCGAAGGCCCAGACTCTGGCGCCATGCTCCTGCTGGATTTCCGCCGCATCCAGCACGTGGTCGAAATGCTGGTGGGTCAGCAGCAGGTGTGAGACCCTCACCCCCTGACGCCGCAGCCAGTCGGCAATGCCATCCGGCGCATCGACCAGGAACGTATCCGTAGGCGTGTTCACCAAAAATCCATTGGTCTGGGCAATGCCGCCGGTGAAGGTAGAGATGCGAAGCATGGCACGGATTAGCTGGAAAGAGGTGGACTTTTCAAACTAGAAAAGCGACAATCTTTCGAATTACCCCGGCTTGACCGGCGTACTACCTGTTACTGTGTCAAGAAACACCCCTGTGCTTACTATGCGCAAAGCCTCATCGCTCTTTTCGACGGTGGCCCTGCTGACCGTTTGGGCTACCGCTCCCTCTCCTGCCCGCGCGGAGACCAATTTCGGACAAGTGGCCATGCACGTGGCCTACATGCTGCAGAATCACCACCTCTCCCATCAGGAATTTG
Protein-coding regions in this window:
- a CDS encoding MBL fold metallo-hydrolase; the encoded protein is MLRISTFTGGIAQTNGFLVNTPTDTFLVDAPDGIADWLRRQGVRVSHLLLTHQHFDHVLDAAEIQQEHGARVWAFAPFSRDLTLEVLFGFATGTSVSVPEFAVDEVLEGRDSIEVGGLPWKLAHIPGHSADSVTFYSEAEKLVFGGDVLFAGGVGRTDFPGGSEDLLLAGIEKPLLSLPDETRVLPGHMEETTIGEERVGNPFL